The Telopea speciosissima isolate NSW1024214 ecotype Mountain lineage chromosome 11, Tspe_v1, whole genome shotgun sequence genome includes the window ttgtttagagactagttcatgctATGAATTAAGAActgtctctcttttttgtttgaggaatatttgaagGAGTTTTTAGatgaagtgaaaattttgtcagggttttggttgAGGAGGTCGATTGCTGCCTCTACTGTCTGTATCggattttgtcagggttttatcTAAGGGAATTGATTGCGGCCTTTTGCTGCCTCTATTGACTTCTATCAAGGTTCTTTAGTCTCTATCGATTTCTGTCCCTGTTTTCAGTATTCTTCATTCTATTTTGTCTACACTTCATCAAGTAGATCATGGGTGATGAGTTGAAATCTGTTGAAGGTTCAAAGTCAGTAACCACAGtgattttttcttcctcttccaatcGTATTAccgagaagaagttggaaggggTTATCAATTTTTTGcagtggaagaaaattgttcgGCTAGTGTTAACTGGCCGTGATCAGCACAAGCACCTCTTCGACACTAAGCCTGAGAATGACCCTTCGTGGGAGACAGTTGATGCTCGAATCTTGGGACAgatgctgaattctatggaTCACCAAATTGTGGACCTGGTGACACACATTGACACAGTGAAGGGTAGGAGTATCttaatgttttgtattctggacaaAACAATCTTTCCTGCATTTATgaccaaggttcgagaactcgcgagatcttgccgagatctaaccgagtttctcggttttgggcaatACCGAGTCGAGTTACTAGTCGGTTCCTAAAAGTGCAATttctcggccgagatctcggtgatatctcgaaggttaaaatcaagatattttcaatacaaaaaaaacaatatctcgccgagatctcggcgagatatcgagatctcggcggtatctcggttgggcccaaaggtgctatttacttgtattcagcccaattttcacccaaaaacccattgccaacataagagagagcgAGAAGAACTCgataggctctaaaccaagggaaaaacacctctccttcaaatttcttcttctttctttcgattgttggatggaatgcactgtttggagttagattgaagtgccaaagtgaagattcaagtgccaatttggagcatcatcacctatttgcaagatttcaaaggtgttttctatttcttccccaaatctattttttccaaaattttttttttgtaatccttgttagattcatgtggttttaatatatgttgaacatctttgcccgatctatcacttcatggagtcggatttttttcagttaataaattatttattataatttctggaaaaataaatgatttatttgaaaaaagaaaatgaaaaaataggatgaatagtgattgtttgaaaatgattttgatatatgttaaactacttgggatgctctacagctccatggattaattttttattttcacccattaaaaaaattattttatttttcagatttaataaatatattataaaaattaaaaaaatatatataatattaaggaaaaatactaattgcttatgaaaaattatgtacaacatatgtacataatattcaactttcaaatggtgtcaaattcatcattacattatatttttcttatactttaaggtataaatagttttaaaaaaaattcaaaatattatttttaattaacaaataaatactagggttaggggataaataagagatagttatttcatagttctagtagcttgacattacgtttaagagttatgaatagcatgctttaagtcttgaataccttactttaagtgatccatggttattaatacatgcttttttatctAACAAGTGTaaaacataagacattttgtatacaatgtacgatatagcatggcaacatggagttcccatgtccgtagacaaaaagaagtcaaatgcaattattgtagGAAGTTGCTATATCCGGAGGAGCCACGCGAGTTAAAGCAACGCTTATGCAGTGCGAGGATGTttcatcatgcccaaatgttcctatccagtgaaagtggcaatgacacaacatttgaaaggaggaagattaaaaaatttgagagggaaagaatgcaacaaagagtttaatgaggcaatACTAGAGAGGGCTGGTGTAGAGGTCGTGGCGGAGATGATCGAAATTGGGCCTCcactggtgagtttcaatcaaaggctgaatggagaatttaccacgGACTTTGACTTTAGGCGAGAGgcagttttcattttgataatataagagcatatgagtgGTGGATCGGCTTTGCACCGATgtaagaagatgagaggaggagaagccttgggacaagaaatataccacgaccccaaaccGACCATGAGTACAAGGTCCGAACCCATTTTAAGCAGGATCCcaccacttttaggcaacaagatgcctaccagacCAACCATCTcacaagtatttggtggtaaacaagagaaagcacgaaaagccttagtgagttcatgctttaccatggcattccgatgtagcacaaggaacatactataatgcattccttgatgcgCAGGAGGGCTGATGCGAGGATGGAAGgaccttcaccatttgaattatacaatgtatatttgcctcgggaggtagaggagctaaaagaatacattgatggtttgaagccaatgtgggagacatatggggttactcttttGGGCGATGGTTGGACTCTGGACCTACTaggctgtccatcataaatttcatggtgagttgcaatggaaagactatattcttgaagtctatcgatgcatcaaagcatataaaggatgcatcatacttgtataaggagttgaagcaagtggtggaggaggtaggacaaggaacgttatccaaattgtgacgggataacggttccaactataaaaaggctggagagaagtcgatgaataagaagagtaagaggatccggttCTTTTGgacccatgtgcagcccattctattgatttaatctgtcaaggacatggggaaaaagactttgaTGGCGGTGTGGTAAaaggcaagacaagtgacaacttttgcATCTATCCATATGTACAACCATTCTTTTGCTTTGTCTTCCGTTGATGAGGGAGAATGTTCTGATTTTCCGTTTAACCTTTTCTCTCATTAGTCGGTTTATTAAATCCTACATTTATTTGATACTGTAACCTTTTTTATTAACGTATATTCCTTGCCCCATATGTTCTtgtatttcaggatctttcgtcgaagaggatgattggtagaggtcgttCATCGTGGGACTTTAcatacttgaggacacttcatctatggcgTGTACCGGTGTGGCGTCACTCCACCGTAGATTCATTGtcatttgggtcatccttcgttggagagtttgaagcttcttgatggtcattttcggtctatttctagttttaattatGAGTCGTGTCGGTTTGGGAAACTCCACATGCGAGTTATCCACCTAGAGTCGATAAAGGGTTTGACCAACCTTTGTCTTTAGTTCATtcggatgtttggggtccatgtcctgtcgtttccactttgggttttcgttactttgtaacttttgttgatgattattccgaGTTACCTAGatctatttaatgaaaaatcgttcCGAGTTATTTTCATATTTCTGTGCATTTGTGAATGAAGTGAATAATCGGTTTTCATACTCTTTGCgtgttcttcgtagtgataatgctaaggaatatttcttctgctccttttgctgattttatgaCTCGGCGTGGTATTATTCATCGGTCCTCTTATGCCTACACCCCCAAAGAAATGGTGTGGGtgagaggaaaaatagacatttgatggaggtTACTCGTTGTCTCTTGTTTGAAATGAAAGTGGCTAACTCCTTTTGGGCGAAATCTTTTTAACCTCGTGTTATctcattaatcgtatgccttcttcGATTTTACGTAGTggtattctttttctttgttgtttccttcgCGCCACGTTGTTTTGCCACCACGTGTGTTTGGTAGTGTTTGCTTTATTTGTGATCATCGTCCAGgtgtttccaagttggatcccaaggctctcaagtgcatgtttgttggttattctcgcactcaaaagggttatcattgttattcttttgacttgcgaaaatattttgttacgCTGATGTATCTTTCTTTGAGTTTACACCGTTTGTTCATTCTTCTAGTAATCGTATTCGACTTGGATGATGATATTCCATTCTTGTTGTTCGGCTCATTGTTCACCATGCTCGCATCTGCCTCATTACGGCACCTCAACCTAGTGTGTTTCAACgtcaccaatggaaagtatgTCCTTGGATCCTTGCTACATCGACTTCCACGCCATCTCCTACTTTGGCGAGATCTGTGATAGGTAATGATCCTCCTCCTTTGGAACCTTCTTCCgatcttgatattcctattgctcGTCGTAAGGGGTTAGGgcttgtacccaacaccccatttctaactttgtttcatatgatggtttgtcttccacctttcattcttgtttacatATTATTGAGAACCATCCTGTTCCTAAGTCTGTCGCAGAGGCATTGTCTAGTCCTGGTTGGAGGGCTGCTATGGGTGAGGAATTATCGGCattggaagaaaatcagacttgggttcttgttcccttaccttCGGGAAGACTACTATTGGTTGTCATTTGGGTGTATGTGGTGAAGGTGAATCCCGATGGGTCATTGGCTCACAAAGCCCgtctggttgccaaggggtgcgccaagtatatggtgtggattacttggATACCTTTTCTCCCATGGCAAAGCTTACTCGTACATTCGCATTTTGATCTCTCTTCCGCTACTTATCATTGGCCCTTATAtcaagatgtcaagaatgcattcttgcatggtgatttgcatgaagaagtttatatgaagcaacctcctgggtttgttgctcagggggagtttgGCTTGGTGtataaattgaagaaatctctctatgggctaaaacagtcccctagagcttggttcggcaggtTTACTGAAGTTGTGTTGGAGTTTGGGCTGACACGGTGTGAtagtgatcattctgtatttttccgcTGTTCTGGAGGTGGAAAATTgtttcttgtggtttatgttgatgatatagtcatcacaggagatgatgtttctggaattgatggtttgaagGCACACTTGCAGtagaaatttcagaccaaggactTGGGAAggctgaaatattttttgggtgtggaagttgCTCAATCAAAGAAGGGAATCTTGCTCTCACAgcggaaatatgttcttgatcttctgtcAGAAACAGGAATGCTGGgttctaaacctctagatactcctatggatcctaatttaaAACTTGTTGCAGAGGATGGTGAGATTTTAGGTGATCCAGAAAAGTATCGGAGGCTTGTTGGTAAATTGAACTATCTCACAATGACTAGGCCTGATATAGCTTTTCTggttagtgtggtgagtcagtttttgTCTGCTCCTCAGACAACTCATTGGGAGGCTGTTGTGCATATTTTACGCTATCTTAaaaaggctcctggacgtggtcttctctacagtgatcatggtcatgggcAGATAGTAGGTTTTTCAGATACTGACTGGGCATGATCTCCAGTTGATAGACGATCTACTATAGGTTACTGTAtctttgttggtggaaatttggtgtcctggaagagtaagaaacagacagtTGTTGCCCGCTCCAGTGCAGAGTCAGAATACAGGGCTATGGCACATGTTacctgtgagttgatgtgggtaaagcaattaatgactgaacttggctttgttgatggtgctccaatgaaactgtggtgtgataatcaagctgctgtccatattgcttcaaatctggtgtttcatgagaggacgaaacacattgaggttgactgtcatttCGTTCGAGAAAAGTTACAACAAGGTTTAATTTCTCCTGGCCATGTCCGTACAGGAGAACAACTCGCAGACGTGTTCACAAAGTCATTGGGAAGTGCgagagtggattatatttgtaacaagctgggcatgattgacatctatgctccagcttgagggggagtgttatcgtgGTCTTGGTATTAGCGCAGGGAGCTAATACTGAGAGCACAGTGAGGAGCGTATTTTAGTCTAATCAGTTATTaggttgtttcttttattttatttaggtgtttactgttttaccctttaagTGGTTACATAATGAAGGTTTAGAGGAGAGTAACACATATCGTGGAACTCTCCCAATTTTGCAGATTCTcgccttctcttcttcttcttcctttttcttaatTAGTTTACAATATCTTCACGTTTCTTGAAATTAGCAGCGCAAGTACAGCAGGTAGCCTAAAAGGTCTCATAGAAGTCAAGTTCCTACTACATGCTGCGTAACTCAGAGTAGTAGTGGGACAGAGACATCTCTTTCTGAGTGGTGCCATGGATCCTCTTGCGCAACTCATAGACCTAGGCTGCGTTTCCAACCTGGGAGTGAGTCTCCTTTGCAGCCTTCTAGATCTTCTCAGCAGTGTCCAAGAGAAGATAGCCACGAGCAATAGTCAGTTGCATAGAATGGATGAGAAATGACATGATAAGGGAGTCATCCGATAGCCACTTCTCCGATGGCAGACCAACAGTTGTCGGCTTCGCAGCATTACCCAAAATATAGTTTGTGAGGCCATGAGCAGCAATAGAGAGAAAGCAAGAGCGAGACCACATCAAATAGTTTCTGATCGAGAGGAAATCCCAAATGCTCACTATAGCACGACAATATTGAAAAAAACGGCTGAAGCAAAGGAGCATCTCAGGGAAAAACACCAGCGGAAAGGGAAAAGGCTGGTTTAAGACATTTGAAGCAAATCAACCACACAAAAAAGGGACCCTTGGTGGGAAAAGAGAACTACTGAGTGTTAAACCATGTAGAAGACCGTCGGAGAGGGGGCGGAGGCTGTAAAGGGCGGTGGAGGGAGAGAAAGTTGCGAGAAAAGGAGTcacgagagaaagagagaccgcgagaaagagagagtcaCGAGGGAGAAAGAGGGTCGCGAGAGGGAGAGAAGGCTGTGGTTAAGGCGGTAGAGAAACAGAGGCGAGAGCAGGCGGTGATTAAGAGTGGCGGAAaccagaaaaggaaagatgGAAGACTGTCACTGTGGCTGTGGCAGCAGCGTCATAAGCTTTTTAAGGTTAAGGTTCTAGGGCAGGGATCCCAAGATTGGTTCCCGCACTAATACCATGATGAAATTGATTGGGGAGAATAATAACTGGGGTCCCTTGAGAGCACTGCCatgttctatttataatagaaggaaaaagggacaaattacaagtatacccttaGGGCAACGCATCCTTACAAGTATACCTAAAATGCCCTTAATCCCAAATTACAAcactagtcaatttaggttaccttattagttgaggattgggttaggcctttcctttttagtgtccaagtctatttttgagtcttcagGCCAGCATTGtgtacgaatttgattaataaaatatatgcttgagccttttcttttattctgtgAGACTCAGATGGCTGCGAGATGTAGTGCTATATGGTGAGAGGCCATGGGTGAGAGACTCAATCCAAACTATGCTCCttctatcttctattttttctaatCTTCTATTCCAATTGATTTCAGTGAGAGTTCTGCCCTGAAAGTTACTGATCTGCTGAAGACCATTCGAAAGACGGAATCAGCCGCTGAATTGATGTTCGATTGTTACATGAAGGCCTGAGAATATCAGTACATCGATCCTGCTATAGtgttggttcttagttgaactggCATCTACATTAGGACCGCTAGTGCTAGGTGATGGGTGGGTAGTGCAACAGGAACCAACGATTGATATGCATTGTCTCATTTGATTGTTAATAAAGTGCTAGCATGCATGATTCCATTACACCCTGCTTGTGTGTGCATCATTTTCCCATTGATTTTACATCTATTGtctttcattttttgtcttctttaaCTCTTCCGCACCAGCTTTGATGGTCAATAAAGTGCTAGCATGCACGATTCCAAGACACCTTGTGCAGTGTCTTTTTTTGGGTCATTTTATCTAGCTTGGTGTTTGTAATTTACTATTTTTCCTTATGGCATTCAAACTCAAATCCAAGCTCAAAGCTTTGCTGTCCTGTATCAGATGTGCAGCAATTTTTCCTTCCCTGTAAGGCTGTAACCACTTATTATGTTTAGGGGAAGATTATTAAAGCTTAAAAGTAAAGTATTGCTTTTGGATGCAAATCTTTTGTGCACATATTGGTGCTtcttttttaaccattttaaatGATTTCTGCTTGCAATTGAGTGTTCATTATGATTCAATCTTGGCTCCTACAACAACTGTCATCaacttcttcattctctccATCTCCCatgcttctttctctttcttattttgggTTAGTAGTTTAGCTTTCTGCTACTAAACATTGGTGGACTAAGCTACCAAAGATTCTCAACGGAACTCAGCAGAATCTAATATGTCCATTCAGCCCGATCCaatttgccatgtggcagaaatAGTGTCCCGATGATATAATGATTATATGGTCGGCCGGCCATATAATCATTATATGATCTGGAGACTATTTCCTGATTtactgggctatcctctttcctctttcatttctcacttttttttttctttctgaaaggatccatgtagccgatcccatttagttgggataaggctgagttgttgttggtCGGCTGACCAGTAAACCTCTCCCCATatataaaacttaaaaatttaTAGAACCTAAAAGCAACAAGTGGAAGAACTTGATGTAATCTATCAGCAAAGCGGGTGTGAGAAAGGTTCTTGAGGGGATTTCAGGACTTCAAGTCACACCTTGCCTAAAGCTCTTTTTAGTGTATTTGCCATCTCTTAGCTTGTTTCTAGGTTAGAAGAGTTGGTTTAAGACGAACTTTGATTAAACACACCAAGCGTAAGCTACCATATAATGGAGAAGCACTAGAAAATTACTAACTTCTATATTAAAAAGAAATGGACATGGAACCATGATTAATGCATTATAAGTTATGTATAAACATgggataattaaaaaaatgaaaatgtgtTAATTCTTAAACACAACTCAAAGATGGGCTTAAataagaaaattgaaaacaaagaagaaagcatCGATTTGCAATCTTTTTGTGGTATTCCCATGCAAGTTGATAGGAAAAATTGTATTAGTGCATGGTCAAACAATTTGATCTCTTGAAAAACAAGTTTATCAAGGtaaattttgttttggtagCTCTTTACCATGAAAATGGAAATGTTTGAAGGGTGgttgtttcaatttttaatGAAATGTTTAGACACTTGATACACTTTGGATACCCCCATGTAACTCTTCCCCTACCCCCtaacccaaaattaaaattaataataaaaataaggtGAAAAAGGGAGGGGGACAGTAATCACATTTTCTTATAATTCTCAACTGCTACAGTCGACAAATCAAGTCAGGTGTAACATTAAAAACAGAATGCATCAGCATGTCAGAACTCAATCCTTTCTTAGCAAGACATGTGTATTCATGAAACTCATTGAGTTGTTTCCATTTCTCGTGTAGAGTTTGTTCTGTATTTGTACATTTGCTTGATCCATTTTGTTTCTACATGTCTCAGGGTTCTCAGGTACAGGCAACTACTCAAAATACATGTACATACCCGAGGAGTCCAGCCTTAGGTCTTGGATTGGGGGCAGCGGTAGCTCTAATGATTGCTCAAGTAATTATTAATGTTGCAGCTGGGTGCATTTGCTGCAGAAGAAACCCAGAGTCTTCAAACTCTAATTGGACATTGGCTCTGGTTTACTTTGTTGTGTCCTGGTAATTTTTTCaattagcattgacacatgtttttattttattatttttttttttctttcttttttgaccGATGAAAGGAGCTTGGTgataaaaaagggggaaaagtaCAGCTTAGGTGTCCCTTATAACAGGCATGCATATGAGCTAGTGAGCTGTTACACAGGAACCCAGGATGACATAAAGTAAGACAGGACGAAAGGCTGAACCTGCACCTTATCCCCTCAAATATAGGACCCCTAATGCTAGCTGATCAGCTATCTCATTAGATGACTTAGGTGACCATTGGAAGGAGGTGTTTACTCTTAGCAATTATTGCCCAAACAGCAGAGTGATAGAATCCTGGTATTCTTTACAGCCAATTGAGGTCCATTAGTCATTTACTACTATCAAGTTAACACACCCTTGAGTAACAATCCACAAATATTTGTTGAATAGTGGAGCAAGAATCCTTGCCCAAATGGAATTGCCCTAAATATGGAAAGAGAGTAGAATAAAGATAGTGGTGTTATTCTGATCTCTAAATTGTCCTTCATCACTCTAGAACGACCTTGGTTCCCTAATGAGGAGCCATCAAAACTCAGTTTAACTTTGATCATAGGATTACTCCAAGAACACATTTCCCCAAAATTTCAGCCATTATACCAGGAAGGGCAAAGAACCAAAGACCGAATCCGAGTCATGATTAAGATCAAATCAACTCTGGGAAAGGAGATGAAATGAGATCAAATATTTTATGCAAAAGCAGTGTGTATGACTAATTGGATTTTGGACTCTGCAGTCACCATGTTCATATAGAATATGGATATAGGGACCATTTCTTCCTCATCTGCGTCGTACCTGCCATGTGGACGATGGAATAGTCTGCACTCCAAGGGTATTACTTACTTGATTTGTTTCCAATGATTAGCTAAATTATAGTAGTTGTTCATTTGACATTTCCATTGATTTAGCTGGGTCATCTTATATGATTACCGAAAAAAAGTGTCATTTCGGATAATTATTAGAGAAGAGTTAATTTGAAATAATATTTATGcttcaaattattttcaaaTCTATTTCAGATGATGCAAATGAGTATGCCTTCATCATGCAGGTTCACGTTTGTCATAGCATTTCTCTTGTTACTGACGGGTGCTGCACTGAATGATCAGCACGGTGAAGAGAGCATGTACTCTCACGACTACTGCTATGTAGTAAAACCAGGGGTATTTGCAGGAGGTGCCATTTTGTCCCTCTCAAGTGTTACACTTGGAATCCTTTATTATCTCCAATTATCATCAGCTGATAACAGGATGCAATGGGGTGGTCCTCCATACGGTAATCAAGAAGGCATTGCGATGGGACAAGGACAACCTCCAAGCAGTCA containing:
- the LOC122644630 gene encoding protein MODIFYING WALL LIGNIN-2, coding for MERKIRQVCVAVCFLGVLAAALAFAAEATRIKGSQVQATTQNTCTYPRSPALGLGLGAAVALMIAQVIINVAAGCICCRRNPESSNSNWTLALVYFVVSWFTFVIAFLLLLTGAALNDQHGEESMYSHDYCYVVKPGVFAGGAILSLSSVTLGILYYLQLSSADNRMQWGGPPYGNQEGIAMGQGQPPSSQPPVFVAEDTYRRQQFP